One Bos taurus isolate L1 Dominette 01449 registration number 42190680 breed Hereford chromosome 3, ARS-UCD2.0, whole genome shotgun sequence DNA window includes the following coding sequences:
- the PRR9 gene encoding proline-rich protein 9, protein MSFNEQQCKQPCVPPPCLQKTQEQCQAKAEEVCLPPCQDPCQEKCPTKVQEVCVPQCQALSQDNCPQQSQDPCLPLCPDQCPSQCTEPCQELSQTKCVEVCPQKIQEKCLPPGKGK, encoded by the coding sequence ATGTCCTTCAATGAGCAGCAGTGCAAACAGCCATGTGTGCCTCCTCCATGTCTTCAAAAGACCCAAGAGCAGTGCCAGGCAAAGGCTGAGGAGGTGTGCCTCCCCCCATGCCAGGACCCCTGCCAAGAGAAGTGCCCAACGAAAGTTCAAGAGGTGTGTGTCCCTCAGTGTCAGGCATTAAGCCAAGACAACTGCCCACAACAAAGCCAAGACCCATGTCTCCCTCTGTGTCCAGACCAATGTCCATCTCAGTGCACGGAGCCCTGCCAGGAGTTATCTCAGACAAAATGTGTGGAGGTTTGCCCACAGAAAATCCAGGAGAAGTGCTTACCCCCTGGCAAGGGGAAGTAG